In Pleomorphomonas sp. T1.2MG-36, the genomic stretch GTCACCGGCGCCTCCTACACCATCGACGTCTGGCCGGACGACTGGCTGTGGCGCGCCCTGATCTCGCAGCAGGGCCAGCCCTTCATGAAGGACGACGGCAAGGCCGTGGCCTGGGACGGCGATAGCGGTCGCAAGGCGCTTGAGCTCGCCCGCCGCTTCGTTGCCGAAGGCGGCATGAAGCAGATGGAGTTCGACCAGGCCCGCCAGCAGTTCGTCGCCGGCCTCACCGGCTTCACCGTGCAGTCGGTCAACTCGGCCCGCTCCTTCGAGGAGATGTCGGCCGGCAAGTTCACCGTGGGTACCGCCGTGTTCCCGGTGACGAACAAGGAGGCCGGCAAGGTGCCGACCGGCGGCAATGGCGCGCTGATCCTCGCCAAGGATGCCGACAAGCAGGCTGCCGCCTGGGAATACGTCAAGTTCATCTCCTCGCCGGAAGGCCAGAAGATCGCCGTGCTCGGCTCGGGCTACATGCCGACCAACCAGAAGGCCATGGCGCCGGAGCTGCTGGGCGATTTCTACGCCAGCCATCCCAACTGGCGCACCTCGCTCGACCAGATCGACCGCGCCGCGCCCTGGGCCGGCTATCCCGGCACCAACGCCGTGGAGATCTGGCGCACCCAGCGCGACCTGATCGCCGAGGTGATGAGCGGCGAGCTCCCGGTCGACGACGGTCTCGCCGAAATGGTCAAGGCCACCAACGGCCTGATCGCCAAGTGACATGATGGTTCGTGGTGGGGCTCGCCCCCGCCACGGCCCTCCCGCGCCCCTCTTTTCCGGATGATCATATGACCGCCTTCGCCGCCTTCAACGCCCCCGGCCGCTTCCTCAAGGGGAACATCCACACCCACACCAACCGTTCGGACGGTCGTCTGCCGCCGGACGAGGTGGTGGCCCGCTACCGCGCCGCCGGCTACGATTTCCTGTCGATCACCGACCATTTCCTGCCGTCCTACGGCTTCCCCATTACCGACGCCGGCCCTGTCGATGGCCTGACGCTGATCCTCGGCGCCGAGCTGCACGCCCCGCGCACCGAGATGAGCGAGCTGTGGCATCTGGTGGCCGTCGGTCTGCCGGCCGATTTCGCGCCGACCGCCGAGGGCGAGGACGGCCCGGCGCTGGCCCGCCGCGCCCGGGCGGCTGGCGCCTTCGTCGGTATGGCCCATCCGGCCTGGTACCAGCTGTCGCTCGCCGACGCCGAGACGGTCGCCGACGCCTGCCACGCGGTGGAGATCTACAACCACGGCTGCCAGATCGTTCACGACAAGGGCGACGGCGCCTACATGCTCGACGG encodes the following:
- a CDS encoding ABC transporter substrate-binding protein; translation: MNRLLGVAAVTASLAFAAASAQAEVTIEVMHPWPGHNHFHEAEAKAFMEKHPDIKVVFRASPESYDAGHQAIIRDAMTGNLPDVYHAGYHLLPALVRTLEPKGQIVDLKPFIDKEGGKGWLDDNFNPAMINLTTVDGKIWGMPFNASTPIIFYNKELVEKAGGDTAHLPTDWDGWIALGAKVAALGGGVTGASYTIDVWPDDWLWRALISQQGQPFMKDDGKAVAWDGDSGRKALELARRFVAEGGMKQMEFDQARQQFVAGLTGFTVQSVNSARSFEEMSAGKFTVGTAVFPVTNKEAGKVPTGGNGALILAKDADKQAAAWEYVKFISSPEGQKIAVLGSGYMPTNQKAMAPELLGDFYASHPNWRTSLDQIDRAAPWAGYPGTNAVEIWRTQRDLIAEVMSGELPVDDGLAEMVKATNGLIAK
- a CDS encoding PHP domain-containing protein, with the translated sequence MTAFAAFNAPGRFLKGNIHTHTNRSDGRLPPDEVVARYRAAGYDFLSITDHFLPSYGFPITDAGPVDGLTLILGAELHAPRTEMSELWHLVAVGLPADFAPTAEGEDGPALARRARAAGAFVGMAHPAWYQLSLADAETVADACHAVEIYNHGCQIVHDKGDGAYMLDGLADKGRRLLAYASDDAHFKTPDFGAAWVMVKAAENSAEAILAALKAGAFYSSQGPEIHNLAFEGDRLIVECSPSSSVLAIGRGYQYEHSFGAGMSRVSLPLDGLEGSPWLRVIVTDAVGRRAWSNPVWL